The Podospora bellae-mahoneyi strain CBS 112042 chromosome 7, whole genome shotgun sequence genome includes a window with the following:
- a CDS encoding hypothetical protein (EggNog:ENOG503P4FY; COG:S), translating to MASQATVPTPLASTSTVMDTDSGRLLVSPPQNSETAPPRRYQELLSRVMDGGIAVGIAVVAQLLMAGIQGVLNVNSNKVEFPPSVVAMAAIFGLFCACGCIFPGAEDFYRNHLKRPADLLNRHMSIGFTIPFLMICKGSLTDVWVIGPIIGCFVLTGLFNTVLSYVLALPLQCLMVRWDSGSWSSSDIEKGSPTTEKERQNPKLRSPVKSVCDSMDTEDFSLGVTPPESMTPDSKASPTHPVSFSTSAKLWCLANPMLLLMWTLTLTIGLPLRVCLALDTPLSTLLLFALWLSTLAIQSSLKTSPYLRPFARTLLSGLFNAVLWTSLTMAAYLLLDGHLSSRPLQAMLTTLESHNPFSSALLNSFSVPLTAGDVALSILNAGLVSWGLKLYEYRLQLLSRAGLTVFTVSSLIALGNVSCGPLLAHTMGVAPQGRALAFAARSVTLALGNPVLDTLSADKSLNAAMVVISGIVYQMSLGLGVGRFLEKHLVNIGGRDDHTKDTTTTTTTTKGENDPRTVAAGVAVGINAAAMGTAYLYETKSEAAPYSALSMMALGIMTVVFSTIGPLVSWVLGSVGA from the exons ATGGCTTCACAGGCAACCGTTCCAACCCCTCTCGCATCTACTTCCACAGTCATGGACACCGACTCAGGCCGGTTACTTGTATCGCCACCCCAGAACTCCGAAACGGCACCCCCACGGCGGTATCAGGAGCTATTATCCCGAGTTATGGATGGTGGGATTGCTGTTGGGATTGCGGTGGTGGCTCAGTTGTTGATGGCTGGAATCCAGGGGGTGTTGAacgtcaacagcaacaaggtCGAATTTCCTCCATCAGTTGTAGCAATGGCGGCTATCTTTGGGCTGTTTTGTGCGTGCGGGTGTATCTTCCCAGGTGCAGAGGACTTTTACCGGAACCACCTCAAGAGACCG gccgacctcctcaaccggCACATGTCTATTGGTTTCACGATTCCATTTCTTATGATCTGCAAGGGCTCGCTCACAGATGTCTGGGTTATTGGGCCGATTATTGGTTGCTTTG TCCTCACTGGCCTTTTCAACACAGTTTTGTCCTATGTGCTAGCTCTTCCACTTCAATGCCTCATGGTGCGGTGGGACTCTGGCAGCTGGTCTTCGTCAGACATCGAAAAGGGGTCACCAACAACTGAAAAAGAGAGACAGAACCCCAAACTTCGTTCACCAGTCAAATCAGTATGCGATTCCATGGACACAGAGGACTTTTCTTTGGGTGTCACCCCGCCTGAATCGATGACCCCTGATTCCAAAGCCTCGCCAACTCACCCTGTATCGTTTTCAACATCAGCTAAACTCTGGTGTCTTGCAAACCCAATGCTCCTTCTCATGTGGACCTTAACTCTCACCATTGGCCTACCTCTCCGCGTCTGCCTTGCTCTCGATACACCACTATCCACCTTACTGCTATTCGCCCTTTGGCTTTCAACTTTAGCCATTCAGTCATCGCTCAAAACCTCCCCTTACCTCCGCCCATTCGCCCGCACACTCCTCTCAGGCCTCTTCAACGCCGTCCTCTGGACCTCCCTCACAATGGCAgcctacctcctcctcgacggccacctctcctcccgccccctccaAGCCATGCTCACAACCCTCGAAAGCCACAACCCTTTCTCCAGCGCGCTCCTCAACAGCTTTTCTGTCCCCCTCACAGCAGGGGACGtcgccctctccatcctcaacgcCGGCCTCGTATCCTGGGGCCTCAAACTCTACGAATACCGCCTCCAGCTCTTGTCTCGCGCAGGACTAACAGTCTTTACCGTCTCATCCCTCATCGCCCTAGGTAACGTCTCCTGcggccccctcctcgcccacacAATGGGCGTCGCCCCCCAAGGCCGcgccctcgccttcgccGCACGGAGCGTGACCCTCGCGCTAGGCAACCCCGTGCTGGACACCCTATCAGCAGACAAGTCCCTCAACGCAGCAATGGTGGTCATAAGCGGGATCGTCTATCAAATGTCGCTCGGGCTTGGTGTCGGCCGGTTTTTGGAAAAGCATCTTGTCAACATTGGGGGCCGCGATGATCACACCAaggataccaccaccaccaccaccaccaccaaagggGAAAACGACCCCCGAACCGTCGCGGCAGGCGTAGCAGTGGGCATCAACGCTGCAGCAATGGGGACTGCCTATCTCTACGAGACGAAAAGCGAGGCGGCGCCGTATTCGGCCCTGTCGATGATGGCGCTGGGGATCATGACGGTGGTATTTTCGACGATTGGGCCGCTGGTGTcgtgggtgttggggagtgTGGGTGCCTAG
- the mrpl38 gene encoding 54S ribosomal protein L38, mitochondrial (EggNog:ENOG503P2X8; BUSCO:EOG09265HP0; COG:J) codes for MIQLKSMLNCIDNSGAAIVECAMVIGQKRHASIGDRIVVVVQKQRDAGAAGMAAASGAKVKRGDIRHAVVVRTKQKVTRRDGSCIKFDDNACVLINKSGDPIGSRINGVVGMELRKKKWSRILSMAPSQA; via the exons ATGATTCAACTAAAG AGCATGCTCAACTGCATCGACAACTCTGGCGCCGCCATTGTTGAATGCGCCATGGTCATCGGCCAGAAGAGACACGCCTCGATCG GCGACCGGATTGTGGTGGTCGTGCAGAAGCAAAGAGATGCGGGAGCTGCCGGCATGGCCGCCGCCTCGGGTGCCAAGGTCAAGCGTGGTGATATCAGACATGCCGTCGTCGTGCGGACGAAGCAAAAGGTCACCCGGAGAGACGGAAGCTGCATCAAGTTCGACGACAACGCCTGCGTTTTGATCAACAAGTCTGGCGACCCTATCGGATCCCGTATCAACGGCGTCGTGGGCATGGAGTTGCGCAAGAAGAAGTGGAGCAGAATCCTCAGCATGGCCCCCTCGCAGGCATAA
- the set9 gene encoding histone lysine methyltransferase Set9 (EggNog:ENOG503NYMN; COG:B), whose translation MPPRSQAQGKKKLTLAQLAAYDDILTDALIDHTYYWTTIPKNRTSYHPSRGVREEEIAKLIQTHLIINSDLKTAEEKLLATDGLKRFYNGLKTSKEKDDFKAHMRRYMSTYLPDCPFEVNATNRYTIVTYEASIVARRFIRRNETIKYLAGIQVTITPEEEADMASRKKDFSLVVSSRSKSTSLFMGPARFANHDCDANARLVTCGQAGIEIIACRDIGVGEEITVSYSESYFGEDNCECLCQTCEARQVNGWQQDEGGASVKRSIEDDLAASQGYSFRRRLRDESVAGSGSRTPSVTPDIRPRVLKKRGSQMVLSDRQSTAESTEGSGPGCKRGAAALGTPPITPAKRLKTMEYDLPPTTSGSPISRSSSESELSRSPLASEAGSATLTDVTTPASDSADGLILSPEPTPIKQAIEILRNEQPTAETDVQQLPGSISPVPQKSYGFPTILPTTEVTPPAEELNNTEATKATPPVEEVVPVPPPSDAAAPTTPVGKANGSRKRQATQQRSPRPAQKRRVPGDYTLTPLLLSEPETAWIHCTNCNTAFVQKDAYFTRANCPRCERHSKLYGYVWPKTQPAGKNDKEERILDHRVINRFLDPEDEARARGKKGWRAGSQRESTMDTEGGSNPPQRGRARIRESLVPKAEGATAAALDGVRRSGRARRASAKVIGDA comes from the coding sequence ATGCCTCCCCGGTCACAAGCCcagggaaagaagaagctcacgCTTGCACAGCTAGCTGCTTACGACGACATTTTAACCGATGCTCTGATCGACCACACTTATTACTGGACGACCATTCCCAAAAATCGCACATCTTACCATCCTTCCCGGGGCGTCAGAGAGGAGGAAATCGCCAAGCTCATCCAGactcacctcatcatcaactccgATCTCAAGACCGCCGAAGAGAAACTGCTTGCGACCGACGGCCTAAAGCGATTCTACAATGGTCTCAAAACGTCCAAGGAAAAGGATGACTTCAAAGCCCACATGCGGCGCTACATGTCGACCTACCTGCCAGATTGCCCTTTCGAGGTCAATGCAACCAATCGCTACACCATCGTCACGTATGAGGCCAGCATCGTAGCCCGGCGCTTCATCAGGCGCAACGAGACGATCAAATACCTGGCCGGAATCCAGGTGACAATCACccccgaggaggaggcagacaTGGCATCACGCAAAAAGGACTTTAGTCTAGTGgtcagcagcaggagcaagtCAACCAGCTTATTCATGGGGCCTGCTCGATTTGCCAATCACGATTGCGACGCGAATGCCCGGCTCGTTACTTGCGGCCAGGCAGGGATTGAGATCATCGCATGCAGGGACATTGGCGTCGGCGAGGAGATCACAGTCAGCTACAGCGAGAGTTACTTTGGAGAGGACAATTGCGAGTGCTTGTGCCAGACGTGCGAGGCGAGACAGGTCAATGGCTGGCAGCAAGATGAGGGGGGCGCTTCGGTGAAGAGAAGCATCGAGGATGATTTGGCGGCGTCACAGGGCTACTCTTTCCGGCGGAGGTTGAGAGACGAGAGTGTGGCAGGTTCAGGCTCTCGAACTCCGTCCGTCACCCCGGATATCCGGCCCAGGGTCCTCAAGAAACGGGGGAGCCAGATGGTTCTGAGCGACAGGCAGTCAACAGCGGAATCGACGGAGGGCTCAGGCCCGGGGTGCAAACGAGGTGCTGCAGCGCTCGGAACCCCGCCCATCACTCCGGCTAAGCGCCTGAAAACTATGGAATATGATCTGCCACCTACAACATCCGGGTCGCCAATTTCGAGAAGCAGCTCGGAATCTGAACTTTCGCGTAGTCCACTTGCATCTGAAGCCGGCAGCGCCACTCTCACCGACGTCACGACCCCCGCTTCAGACTCGGCAGATGGGCTCATTCTTTCACCTGAGCCGACGCCTATCAAGCAGGCGATCGAAATCCTAAGAAACGAGCAGCCTACAGCTGAGACAGACGTACAGCAACTGCCCGGGTCGATCTCCCCGGTGCCCCAAAAGTCGTACGGCTTCCCAACAattctccccaccaccgaggTAACCCCTCCAGCCGAAGAACTGAACAACACAGAAGCGACGAAAGCGACTCCTCCAGTAGAAGAGGTGGTTCCAGTGCCACCTCCCAGTGATGCGGCAGCTCCGACAACGCCTGTAGGAAAGGCGAATGGTTCCAGGAAGCGCCAGGCCACTCAGCAACGGTCACCACGACCGGCACAAAAGCGTCGTGTGCCAGGAGATTACACCCTCACACCCTTACTTCTCTCAGAGCCCGAGACTGCCTGGATCCACTGCACCAACTGCAACACTGCATTTGTTCAAAAAGACGCCTACTTTACAAGAGCCAATTGCCCACGTTGCGAGCGCCACTCCAAGCTTTACGGCTACGTCTGGCCCAAGACCCAGCCAGCAGGCAAGAACGATAAAGAAGAACGCATTCTGGATCACCGTGTCATCAACCGTTTCCTGGATCCAGAGGACGAGGCGAGGGCGCGGGGGAAGAAGGGCTGGCGGGCAGGCTCACAAAGAGAGTCGACGATGGACACCGAAGGGGGAAGCAACCCTCCCCAGCGGGGTAGGGCCAGAATCAGAGAGAGTTTGGTCCCGAAGGCGGAAGGGGCAACCGCTGCTGCTCTCGATGGAGTTAGGCGGAGTGGGCGGGCTCGTAGGGCGAGCGCAAAGGTTATTGGCGATGCATAA
- the pin1 gene encoding peptidyl-prolyl cis-trans isomerase Pin1 (EggNog:ENOG503P1QY; BUSCO:EOG09264PI4; COG:O) produces MNGNQQETGLPPHWEVRHSNSKNLPYYFNSVDRTSRWEPPAGTDPEKLKVYMATYHSAKAPLPTGDAQSGKIRAAHLLVKHRDSRRASSWKEAEITRSKEEAMSIIKAHEQRIKSGEITLGELALSESDCSSARKRGDLGYFGRGDMQKEFEDAAFALQKGEISGVVDTASGLHLIERLE; encoded by the exons ATGAACGGC AACCAGCAAGAAACcggcctcccccctcacTGGGAGGTCCGTCACTCCAACTCCAAGAACCTGCCCTACTACTTCAACTCTGTGGACCGCACCTCGAGGTGGGAACCCCCCGCCGGCACCGAccccgagaagctcaaggtgTACATGGCGACTTACCACTCGGCCAAGGCGCCTCTTCCAACCGGCGACGCCCAGTCCGGCAAGATCAGGGCGGCGCATTTGCTGGTCAAGCACAGGGATAGTCGCCGGGCGTCCAGCTGGAAGGAG GCCGAAATCACCCGGTccaaggaggaagccatGTCGATTATCAAGGCACACGAGCAGAGGATCAAGAGTGGGGAGATCACCTTGGGGGAGTTGGCCCTGTCGGAATCAGACTGTAGCTCGGCGCGCAAGAGGGGCGACCTGGGTTATTTCGGACGCGGGGACATGCAGAAGGAATTTGAGGATGCTGCTTTTGCGCTGCAGAAGGGAGAGATCTCGGGGGTGGTTGACACGGCGAGTGGGTTGCACTTGATTGAGAG ACTTGAGTAG
- a CDS encoding hypothetical protein (EggNog:ENOG503NYQP), protein MADSFDEVIVEETLATQQTGDVEMTEEGDAPAAATETPAAAGSTENADLPFAEGDPDDTPAPRITFSQYLRSPVVTLLIGSNDEETILTAHQGLLTQSPYFADRIAEFADDGSPRQIELPNEDLDAMGCFLEFLYTGDYFPKKIAGQRSLEKDASIPDVDYTGEQLLKHAKVYTLAEKFGLNNLKNLASSKIHCVNSTAKGEIAYARYVYEFTAKDDTSIRAPVANFWATRSHTLRAEAEDEFRNLCLEFPRFGYDVLTRVLDEKLKRERNEKMHPAAGSGRKRPRHSSATNA, encoded by the exons ATGGCCGACAGCTTCGACGAGGTCATTGTCGAAGAGACCCTGGCCACCCAGCAGACTGGCGACGTCGAGATGACCGAGGAAGGCGATGCGCCTGCCGCTGCCACCGAAACTcctgccgctgccggcaGCACCGAGAATGCCGATTTGCCTTTTGCTGAGGGCGATCCCGACGACACCCCGGCGCCGCGCATTACCTTTTCGCAGTACCTGAGGAGCCCCGTCGTCACTCTGTTAATCGGTAGCAACGATGAAGAGACCATCCTGACGGCTCATCAGGGGCTGTTGACCCAGAGCCCATACTTTGCCGATCGCATCGCCGAGTTTGCCGATGATGGCAGC CCCCGCCAGATTGAGCTTCCCAACGAAGACCTCGACGCCATGGGTTGCTTCCTCGAGTTCCTCTACACGGGCGACTACTTCCCCAAGAAGATCGCCGGCCAGCGCAGCCTGGAGAAGGACGCCTCGATCCCCGACGTGGACTACACCGGGGAGCAGCTCCTCAAGCACGCCAAGGTTTACACTCTGGCCGAGAAGTTTggcctcaacaacctcaagaaCTTGGCGTCGAGCAAGATTCACTGCGTCAACTCCACCGCCAAGGGCGAGATCGCCTACGCGCGGTACGTCTACGAGTTCACGGCCAAGGACGACACGAGCATCCGCGCTCCTGTTGCCAACTTTTGGGCCACGAGATCGCACACGCTGCgtgccgaggccgaggacgagTTCAGGAACTTGTGCTTGGAGTTTCCTCGGTTTGGTTACGATGTTCTTA CCCGCGTCTTggacgagaagctcaagcgGGAGCGCAACGAGAAAATGCACCCCGCTgccgggagcgggaggaaaAGACCTCGTCACAGCAGCGCCACCAATGCTTAA
- a CDS encoding hypothetical protein (BUSCO:EOG092654O3; COG:K; EggNog:ENOG503P7EY) produces MASSPAPSASGEQSQLHGQKPLEQITFRFCSECSNMLYPKEDEADRKLMFTCRTCNFSEEATSSCIFRNVLNNAAGETAGVTQDVGSDPTLPREQRTCPSCNHGEAVFFQSQQRSAETGMKLFYVCCYCGNIYQ; encoded by the exons ATGGCTTCATCACCAGCCCCTTCAGCTTCGGGCGAACAATCGCAGCTCCATGGCCAGAAGCCCCTCGAGCAAATCACGTTCCGTTTCTGCTCGGAATGCAGCAACATGCTCTACCCCAAGGAAGATGAGGCCGATCGCAAGCTCATGTTCACCTGCCGCACTTGCAACTTCTCCGAAGAGGCCACCTCGTCGTGCATCTTTCGCAATGTTCTCAACAATGCCGCTGGCGAGACGGCCGGCGTGACGCAGGACGTTGGCTCTGATCCTACG CTGCCAAGAGAACAGCGCACTTGCCCCTCTTGCAACCATGGGGAGGCTGTCTTCTTTCAGTCTCAGCAGCGAAGCGCTGAAACGGGAATG AAACTCTTTTATGTGTGCTGCTATTGCGGTAACATTTACCAATGA